One genomic window of Saccharomyces cerevisiae S288C chromosome XII, complete sequence includes the following:
- the RPL38 gene encoding 60S ribosomal protein eL38 RPL38 (Ribosomal 60S subunit protein L38; homologous to mammalian ribosomal protein L38, no bacterial homolog), whose translation MAREITDIKQFLELTRRADVKTATVKINKKLNKAGKPFRQTKFKVRGSSSLYTLVINDAGKAKKLIQSLPPTLKVNRL comes from the coding sequence ATGGCTAGAGAAATCACCGACATCAAACAATTTTTGGAATTGACCAGAAGAGCTGACGTTAAGACCGCCACTGTTAAgattaacaaaaaattgaacaagGCCGGTAAGCCATTCAGACAAACCAAGTTCAAGGTTAGAggctcttcttctttgtaCACTTTGGTTATCAACGATGCTGGTAAGGCTAAGAAATTGATCCAATCTTTGCCACCAACTTTGAAGGTTAACAGattataa
- the PEX30 gene encoding peroxisome biogenesis protein (ER-resident protein involved in peroxisomal biogenesis; ER-localized protein that associates with peroxisomes; interacts with Pex29p and reticulons Rtn1p and Yop1p to regulate peroxisome biogenesis from the ER; role in peroxisomal-destined vesicular flow from the ER; partially redundant with Pex31p; may function at a step downstream of steps mediated by Pex28p and Pex29p; PEX30 has a paralog, PEX31, that arose from the whole genome duplication), translating to MSGNTTNVHETRAKFAETLQPRIGGNTTKVIRAALEKNEAESGVSEDNDNGSLEKVNVATSPLLTSTPPTISKALVKLYPYLILIDEFLNVVTWTGKNIWSSVLMLCLFITTVEYFETLVKYFGHLAIIAILWGYSLLDNYIEGTLSSSPTLEDIALLMNRVSLKSDILLSPMVNLGTQDIQRLLYTTVILSPIYVMITWLLLPPRSLMLMVGMFLLTYHSPWSKVARRLLWKFKIVRLLVFYVTGLDLGGINKDQGIFATVQKQVKKLASTENSNGVLSDSKPIRFTYVLYENQRRWLGIGWKPSMLSYERTPWTDEFLNEAPSPENFHLPEETNTMVWRWVDKTWRLDMTNDGAIQVPNSKARTSADPSPDEGFIYYDNTWKKPSKEDSFSKYTRRRRWVRTAELVKTSDFDESVINSNRNSAIEQKVEENSTNGLTAEQELGSNKQEKDNAKKVGEPTTEETKEFAEASNINEGEFERISSTDEEVLKSRARDRLAKVLDDTEEKEQSNPTIGRDSKKAV from the coding sequence ATGAGTGGTAACACAACTAACGTGCATGAGACTAGAGCCAAGTTTGCAGAGACGCTGCAACCGAGGATTGGTGGCAATACTACAAAAGTGATACGAGCTGCTTTGGAAAAGAACGAAGCTGAAAGCGGGGTGTCTGAGGATAATGATAACGGGTCATTGGAGAAAGTTAACGTAGCTACTTCGCCGCTTTTGACATCAACACCGCCCACAATCTCAAAGGCGTTGGTGAAATTGTACCCTTATTTAATTCTCATTGACGAATTCCTAAACGTTGTTACATGGACAGGAAAGAATATTTGGAGCAGTGTTTTGATGCTGTGTCTCTTTATTACTACCGTTGAGTATTTTGAAACGCTGGTGAAGTACTTTGGACATCTTGCCATCATTGCTATTTTGTGGGGTTATTCCCTATTGGACAATTATATTGAGGGTACGTTGAGCTCCTCACCAACATTAGAAGATATTGCTCTCTTAATGAACAGAGTATCCTTGAAGTCAGATATTTTGCTCTCCCCCATGGTTAACCTTGGAACGCAAGATATTCAACGGCTTCTATATACTACGGTCATATTATCTCCAATATACGTGATGATAACCTGGCTACTTTTACCACCGAGAAGCTTGATGCTGATGGTGGGCATGTTCCTTTTAACGTATCACTCACCATGGTCTAAAGTAGCAAGAAGGCTTTTATGGAAGTTTAAGATTGTCAGGCTGCTTGTTTTCTACGTCACGGGTTTAGACCTTGGTGGAATAAATAAGGACCAGGGTATTTTTGCTACAGTGCAGAAGCAAGTGAAAAAGTTGGCATCAACAGAAAACAGTAATGGCGTATTATCCGATTCCAAGCCTATCCGTTTTACTTATGTTTTGTACGAGAACCAGCGTCGTTGGTTAGGTATTGGATGGAAGCCTAGTATGTTGAGTTATGAGAGGACTCCATGGACcgatgaatttttgaatgagGCTCCCTCTCCTGAAAACTTCCATCTACCTGAAGAGACTAACACTATGGTTTGGAGATGGGTCGACAAGACATGGAGGCTAGACATGACTAATGACGGTGCCATTCAAGTGCCCAATTCAAAGGCAAGAACTTCCGCAGATCCCTCCCCTGACGAGGGATTTATATATTACGACAATACCTGGAAAAAACCAAGTAAAGAAGATTCCTTTTCTAAatatacaagaagaagaagatgggTAAGAACCGCAGAATTGGTCAAAACTTCTGACTTTGATGAAAGCGTGATAAATTCGAATAGAAATTCTGCCATTGAACAAAAGgttgaagaaaacagcACGAATGGTTTAACCGCTGAGCAAGAGCTTGGGAGCAACAAGCAAGAGAAAGATAATGCGAAAAAAGTAGGAGAGCCTACAACAGAAGAGACAAAAGAATTTGCCGAAGCATCAAACATCAACGAAGGCGagtttgaaagaatttcCTCGACCGATGAAGAAGTTTTAAAATCTAGGGCAAGAGATCGACTGGCAAAAGTATTAGATGATACTGAAGAGAAAGAGCAATCAAATCCAACCATTGGTCGCGATAGCAAGAAGGCCGTATGA
- the TMA10 gene encoding Tma10p (hypothetical protein that associates with ribosomes; protein abundance increases in response to DNA replication stress; TMA10 has a paralog, STF2, that arose from the whole genome duplication) — protein MTRTSKWTVHEAKSNPKYFTHNGNFGESPNHVKRGGYGKGNWGKPGDEINDLIDSGEIKTVFNKTRRGSNSQNNERRLSDLQQYHI, from the coding sequence ATGACCAGAACTAGCAAATGGACAGTCCACGAAGCAAAGTCTAACCCAAAGTATTTCACCCATAACGGCAACTTTGGGGAGTCTCCCAACCACGTCAAGAGAGGAGGCTATGGGAAAGGCAATTGGGGCAAGCCTGGCGATGAGATTAATGACTTAATCGATTCTGGCGAAATTAAGACAGTCTTCAACAAGACCAGAAGGGGCTCTAACTCCCAAAACAATGAAAGAAGGCTTTCTGATTTGCAACAATACCACATCTAA
- the SFH1 gene encoding Sfh1p (Component of the RSC chromatin remodeling complex; essential gene required for cell cycle progression and maintenance of proper ploidy; phosphorylated in the G1 phase of the cell cycle; Snf5p paralog; hSNF5 tumor suppressor ortholog), translating to MSHQNQLIPQAYISNFHNRLTNEDDGIPIFTMAQQTRQHKRAKVVNYAEYDNDLFDEFNMNGSNFNNADTHYKDNAVSHENTPALTNGVTMDGSEYNVLENMNGADSIISNNKYDAGSNMVVESLSGLNSNNNASNGPSNKAQAQDIGNAVLPDLQDQHHNPFNILRYPKIRDTFINGKVVSPYRLNTDQETKANANSGEAIMIPITLDIEHMGHTIKDQFLWNYNDDSISPEEFASIYCKDLDMTSATLQTQIANIIKEQLKDLENIAATEIMSDLHVIINLTCNLQDRFFEDNFQWNLNDKSLTPERFATSIVQDLGLTREFIPLISQSLHETILKIKKDWVDGHLIQDHVPNDAAFGYLSGIRLDIDELGSNWCPRVEILTKEEIQKREIEKERNLRRLKRETDRLSRRGRRRLDDLETTMRM from the coding sequence ATGTCGCACCAAAACCAGCTTATTCCACAAGCTTATATTTCTAACTTTCATAACAGATTGACAAACGAAGATGATGGTATCCCCATCTTTACAATGGCTCAACAAACAAGGCAGCATAAAAGGGCTAAAGTGGTCAACTATGCGGAATATGACAACGATCTCTTTGATGAATTCAATATGAACGGTTCTAATTTCAACAATGCTGATACACACTATAAAGATAATGCAGTGTCTCATGAAAATACTCCGGCACTTACAAATGGTGTTACCATGGACGGTTCCGAATACAATGTCCTAGAGAACATGAATGGAGCTGATAGTATTATCTCTAACAACAAATACGATGCGGGTTCAAACATGGTTGTGGAATCTTTATCCGGTTTGAATAGCAATAACAACGCCAGCAATGGTCCGAGCAACAAAGCGCAGGCACAGGATATTGGAAACGCCGTTCTACCGGATCTGCAAGACCAACACCACAACCCCTTCAACATATTGAGATACCCTAAAATAAGAGATACTTTCATTAACGGAAAAGTGGTGTCTCCATATAGACTCAACACTGATCAAGAAACGAAGGCAAACGCCAATTCTGGAGAGGCAATCATGATACCAATTACTTTGGATATAGAACATATGGGTCATACCATAAAAGACCAGTTTCTCTGGAACTACAATGACGACTCCATATCTCCGGAGGAATTTGCCTCTATATACTGTAAAGATCTTGATATGACTTCCGCTACCTTACAAACTCAAATTGCgaatataataaaagagCAGTTGAAAGACCTCGAAAATATTGCAGCCACTGAGATAATGTCTGACCTCCACGTGATAATCAACCTAACCTGCAACTTACAAgacagattttttgaagataaCTTCCAGTGGAACTTGAACGACAAATCACTTACTCCAGAAAGATTTGCTACATCCATTGTACAGGACCTTGGCTTAACAAGAGAGTTCATCCCCTTAATATCTCAATCGCTTCATGAAACTATCttgaagataaagaagGACTGGGTAGATGGCCACTTGATTCAGGACCATGTCCCAAACGATGCCGCATTTGGGTACTTATCTGGTATAAGGCTGGATATTGATGAACTGGGCTCCAATTGGTGCCCAAGGGTGGAAATAttaacaaaagaagaaatacaaaagagagaaattgaaaaagaaagaaacttaagaagattgaaaagagaaacTGATAGATTATCTAGAAGGGGCAGGAGAAGATTAGATGACTTAGAAACCACAATGAGAATGTAG
- the CWC24 gene encoding U2-type spliceosomal complex subunit CWC24 (General splicing factor; required for stable U2 snRNP binding to primary transcripts; essential for the first step of splicing; component of the pre-catalytic spliceosome complex containing Cef1p; similar to S. pombe Cwf24p), translating into MFRKRLVNKSSSDEKNQKKRQKINFSEEKLVASDEEKGSSDLMSLAKSGNSRTLQLSHENEGKLQKKGEDLDKYTLTVNDDSTKEDLLNFERKELAEKAKKRRPSDDNELVLNMSGKNKRLTKQINQPTNIRTTVLMDFQPDVCKDYKQTGYCGYGDSCKFLHSRDDFKTGWKLNQEWNADKEDSKAVTLDLEKIPFKCTLCKEDYKSPVVTNCGHYFCGSCFAKDMKKGTKCFICHKETHGSAKVASDLQKMLNKRKS; encoded by the coding sequence ATGTTCAGAAAGAGATTAGTGAACAAAAGCTCTTCTGATGAAAAGAACCAGAAAAAGAGGCAGAAAATTAATTTTAGCGAAGAGAAACTAGTGGCCAgcgatgaagaaaagggtTCCAGTGACCTCATGAGCTTAGCCAAGAGTGGAAATAGCAGGACACTTCAACTTTCACATGAGAATGAAGGTAAACTACAGAAAAAGGGTGAGGATTTAGATAAATACACTTTAACGGTCAACGACGACAGCACTAAAGAAGATCTTCTAAACTTTGAGAGAAAAGAGCTGGCTGAGAAGGCAAAGAAGAGGCGACCTAGTGATGACAATGAGCTGGTACTGAACATGAGCGGTAAAAATAAACGCCTCACTAAACAGATTAACCAACCAACGAATATCCGGACCACGGTGCTGATGGATTTTCAGCCCGACGTTTGCAAAGATTACAAACAGACGGGATACTGTGGTTACGGAGATAGCTGCAAGTTCTTACACTCGAGGGATGATTTCAAGACTGGCTGGAAGCTGAACCAAGAATGGAATGCGGATAAAGAGGACTCCAAAGCGGTTACTCTAGACTTGGAAAAGATACCGTTCAAGTGCACTCTTTGTAAGGAAGATTACAAGTCTCCAGTGGTCACAAACTGTGGCCATTATTTTTGTGGATCGTGTTTTGCCAAAGATATGAAAAAGGGCACCAAATGCTTTATATGCCACAAGGAGACCCACGGCAGTGCAAAAGTAGCATCTGACTTACAGAAGATGCtaaataaaaggaaaagttgA
- a CDS encoding uncharacterized protein (hypothetical protein; SWAT-GFP and mCherry fusion proteins localize to the cell periphery; predicted to be palmitoylated), whose amino-acid sequence MSGFIKSTLLGLGQDYLEDQYQEFAEQHFQPTRDPFYETNKDGKKHRRRLPYYCTKDESKAWKKVQNKAWLHDKSLCGCCCWTNTIGWAPLLALLPVIGPLLMYWVHDKLIELADDRYKLPAEIKVKMHGNIVIDLLISLVPILGSVFAWLHACSTRNAAIVYNFVGKRALERKQAELMHQKEENEKHSNANTAPPVVGGNKNVNGNRNNSKMYNRPPVTAPPAPAYTRSTNGRPQRGYR is encoded by the coding sequence ATGTCAGGGTTCATTAAGAGCACGTTGCTTGGTCTAGGCCAAGATTACTTAGAAGATCAATATCAAGAGTTCGCAGAACAGCATTTCCAGCCAACCAGGGATCCGTTTTATGAAACGAATAAAGATGGTAAAAAGCACCGCCGCAGACTGCCATATTATTGCACTAAGGATGAAAGTAAAGCGTGGAAAAAGGTCCAAAACAAAGCCTGGCTGCATGACAAATCACTGTGCGGATGCTGTTGCTGGACAAACACTATAGGATGGGCACCATTACTTGCACTTCTACCGGTTATAGGACCCTTATTGATGTATTGGGTGCATGATAAGTTGATTGAATTGGCAGATGACAGGTATAAATTGCCTGCGGAAATCAAGGTGAAGATGCATGGTAATATCGTTATCGATTTACTTATTAGTTTAGTTCCTATTCTGGGAAGTGTTTTTGCATGGTTGCACGCATGTTCCACGAGAAACGCAGCTATAGTTTACAATTTTGTTGGAAAAAGGGCATTGGAAAGAAAGCAAGCGGAGCTCATGcatcaaaaagaagaaaatgagaaacATTCCAATGCCAATACTGCACCTCCAGTAGTTGGTGGCAACAAAAATGTGAATGGAAACAGAAATAATAGTAAAATGTATAACAGACCGCCTGTGACAGCTCCACCTGCACCAGCATACACGCGCAGTACTAACGGTCGCCCCCAAAGAGGTTACAGGTGA